The Arachis hypogaea cultivar Tifrunner chromosome 14, arahy.Tifrunner.gnm2.J5K5, whole genome shotgun sequence DNA window TAGCTCAGGTTGATGCTAATGGAAATACCAATATTGCTACTATGGCTACTAAAAAAGGGAAGACCCCGAAGCTGAAGCAAATGACAAGGGAAGGAGGTCACTACATCAAACAAGCTAGAGAGAAAAGGAGGAGTGTGGGTAAAGAAAATAATGAGCAGCAAAAAAAGCTTTGCCATGGTCTTAATTGGAGTTTGGATGATCaggtggagggtgccagccttCAATTGGCACCCAAGGAGATATGAAGCTACTCTGCTGGAACCGTCAGGGTTTGAGAAAACTCCTGACAGTCCATCATTTGAAAGGGATGTCAAGGTCCCACTTCCCCGAGCTTGGTTTCTTATGTGAAACTAAGAACCAGGCTTGTAATGTGGAGCAAAAATTAAAGGCAACTGGTTTTAGTAATTGGTTTATCGTTGACCCTGATGGTGTGGCGGGAGGAATGGTGTTGGCTTGGAGGGAAGGGGTGACAGTGCAGGTTGTGCAATCGGACCAATTCTTTATCGCGGAAAGAATTACTGATCAAGGTCTTAACGAGAGATGGGGTTTGATAGGGGTGCACTTAAACACCAATGAGCAAGTGCGTTCATTACAATTCTCTCAATTACAGCTGGTCATCCAACAATTCGGAGGAAAAGTTGTAGTCACTGGAGACTTTAATGCCATCACTTCGCAAGCTGAGAAATTGGGAGGTATTGCTAAATCGGCATCTTCCATCGCTGCATTTCGCAACTTTATTGATGATGGAACTCTGGTGGACATAGGAATGGTAGGGAGACCCTTCACTTGGACAAATAGGCGCCGCGGAGATGACTTGGTACAGGAAAGATTGGATAGGGTCCTGGTCGGGACTGATTGGCTGTCGTTGTATGCTAATTCGGTGGTCCTTAGGCTCTCGGAGTTGGGCTCAGACCATGCCCCTCTTTTGATAGATTCCAACCCAAGACCAGGGAACTCTAAGCAATGATTCACGTTCCAAGAGCTATGGTGCTCAAAACCTGAGGTGCGACAGATTATTTGTGATGTTTGGAAAGAAGAAATCTCTGGCTCCCCAATGTTCATTCTGGCCCAGAAGTTAAAACGATGTAGACACCGCATCGTTCAATGGCAACGAGAGGGAGAGCATAACTCTAAAAAACAGATTGAGCAACTAAGCTGTCAGATTGAAGAGCTGAGGTCAGCGGGCATGTATGGTGGGGAGGAACTGCTGGAACTAGAGCGAAAATTGGAAATAGCCTACCATGATGAAGAGATGTATTGGAAGGCGAAATCCAGGGTTAAATGGCTTCAAGAAGGGGACCGCAACACTCAATTCTTCCATCAAAACTTCAGAAACAGGATGAGAAGGAACATGATTTGGAAATTAGAGAATGTAAATGGTGAAACAACAACTACAAACTCAGACATTACAGGAGTAGCTGAGGAATATTTTAAGGAGATATTCTCTTCCACATGCCAAACCGAACCGGATCCTTATTTCACCGACTTTGAGCCTAAGGTTTCCCCTTCCATGAACCGTAGATTGCGAAGACCGGTTACGATAGAAGAAGTTAAGAGAGCCACGTTCAGTGTGTATCCCCAAAGTGCCCCGGGAGAATATGGCATGATAGCCAAGTTTTTCCAGTGTTACTGGGACATCATTAGCAGTGACTTATTTCGGGCAACTCGAAGTTTCTATGCAGGTGGAAGACTTCTTAAGAGCTTAAACCACACCTATGTTTGTCTCATTCCTAAAGTTCCAGATGCTAACAACATGACTCAGGTGAGACCTATTAGCCTCTCTACGGTGGTCTATAAAATTATCTCTAAGATTCTGATTTTTAGACTTCAAGGTTTGATGAAAAATTTGGTAAGCCT harbors:
- the LOC140178723 gene encoding uncharacterized protein, with amino-acid sequence MSRSHFPELGFLCETKNQACNVEQKLKATGFSNWFIVDPDGVAGGMVLAWREGVTVQVVQSDQFFIAERITDQGLNERWGLIGVHLNTNEQVRSLQFSQLQLVIQQFGGKVVVTGDFNAITSQAEKLGGIAKSASSIAAFRNFIDDGTLVDIGMVGRPFTWTNRRRGDDLVQERLDRVLVGTDWLSLYANSVVLRLSELGSDHAPLLIDSNPRPGNSKQ